The Hippocampus zosterae strain Florida chromosome 20, ASM2543408v3, whole genome shotgun sequence genome contains a region encoding:
- the LOC127593261 gene encoding guanine nucleotide exchange factor VAV3 isoform X3, whose product MMEYWRQCALWLINCKVLPANHRVTWETAQVFDLAQTLRDGVLLCHLLNNLRPQSINLKEINLRPQMSQFLCLKNIRTFLAACNDLFGMKKSELFEAFDLFDVRDFGKVMDTLSKLSHTTIAQQTVSRSFPTEESLEDEDIYNHLEDLIDENRVEDEEDLYDCVYDDEEGGEIYEDLMKTEALAPPVFQKQAEIDIRSCCLTEIKQTEEKFSDTLDSIEKNFMTPLTVFLSTAEMEKVFVNIPDLVKVHKSLLQEIQDSVQHRSAQNLHQIFIAFKERLLIYGKYCSDVETAIATLDSICKDREDVRMKLEECSKRANYGKFTLRDLLVVPMQRVLKYHLLLQELVKHTHDATDKSNLRKALDAMKDLAQYVNEVKRDNETLREIDQYQKSIENLNQPLSNYGRPKGDGEVRVASVDKRAKQDRHIFLFDAAVIICKRRGDNYEMKDVIDLHLFKITNNPTSDKENRKWSYGFYLTHNQGQNGFEFFFKTKELKKKWLEQFGMAISNIHPENATDNFHEFHMHTFERITSCNSCHMLLRGIFNQGYQCSKCGLGAHKECLGRLGCCGKTDPGCVRTQMKDRDPGLPKMMVIRNYFGTPSPTLGPALIIQTGDIIELICADLHSSWWQGKIVSTKEVGFFPSDAVKPCPCVPKPIDYSSQPWFAGPMERLQAEAELINRVNSTYLVRHRSREYTEYAISIKYNNDVKHIKILTKEGCFHIAENKKFRSLFELIEYYKHHSLREGFRSLDTTLQYPYREVENSAMHHLNRSGGNMFTPKVIGVAIARYDFSSRDTRELSLQEGDLVKIYTKSGANGWWRGEVKGRIGWFPSTYVEEGEE is encoded by the exons ATGATGGAGTATTGGAGGCAGTGCGCGCTGTGGTTGATCAACTGCAAGGTGCTTCCAGCAAACCATCGGGTGACGTGGGAGACTGCGCAGGTATTCGATTTGGCGCAAACCCTCCGGGATGGAGTGCTCCTTTGCCACCTCCTCAACAACCTCAGGCCTCAGTCGATCAATCTCAAGGAGATCAACCTGCGACCTCAAATGTCACAG TTCCTCTGCCTGAAGAACATCAGGACTTTTCTGGCAGCCTGCAATGACTTatttggcatgaagaaaagtgAGCTGTTTGAGGCCTTTGACCTTTTCGACGTCAGGGATTTTGGAAAG GTTATGGACACACTTTCGAAGCTTTCTCACACAACGATTGCACAACAAACTGTAAGCAG gtctTTTCCAACCGAAGAAAGTCTTGAAGATGAGGATATCTATAACCACCTTGAGGACCTAATAGA TGAAAACCGGGTGGAAGATGAGGAGGATCTGTATGACTGCGTGTATGATGATGAAGAGGGCGGTGAAATCTATGAGGATCTGATGAAAACGGAAGCTCTCGCCCCCCCG GTGTTCCAGAAACAGGCAGAGATTGACATCAGAAGTTGCTGTTTAACAGAAATCAAGCAGACAGAAGAGAAATTTTCTGACACCCTGGACTCAATAGAAAAG AACTTTATGACACCTCTCACTGTGTTTTTATCCACGGCTGAGATGGAAAAAGTGTTTGTGAATATACCG gACCTGGTGAAAGTTCACAAAAGTTTACTGCAGGAAATTCAAGACTCAGTCCAACACAGAAGTGCCCAAAATCTACACCAGATCTTTATTGCATTCAAAGAAAG ATTGCTAATCTATGGGAAATACTGCAGCGATGTGGAGACAGCCATTGCCACGCTAGACAGTATATGTAAAGACAGAGAGGACGTCCGCATGAAGCTTGAG GAGTGTTCTAAAAGAGCAAATTATGGCAAATTCACTCTGAGGGATCTGCTGGTGGTTCCCATGCAGCGGGTCTTGAAGTACCACCTTCTTTTGCAG GAGCTGGTGAAACACACTCACGATGCCACGGACAAGAGCAATTTGCGGAAAGCATTAGATGCCATGAAG GACTTGGCCCAGTATGTCAATGAGGTCAAGAGAGACAATGAAACACTGAGAGAAATAGACCAGTATCAGAAATCCATTGAAAATCTT AATCAGCCTCTGAGTAACTACGGAAGACCCAAAGGTGACGGGGAGGTGCGGGTGGCCTCAGTGGACAAACGAGCCAAACAGGACAG GCATATTTTCCTGTTCGATGCTGCCGTCATCATTTGTAAGCGAAGGGGAGACAACTACGAAATGAAAGACGTGATAGACCTGCACCTCTTTAAGATCACAAACAACCCCACGTCAGACAAGGAAAACCGAAAG TGGTCCTACGGATTCTACCTCACTCATAATCAGGGCCAGAACGGCTTTGAGTTCTTCTTCAAGACCAAAGAGCTgaagaagaagtggctggagcaGTTTGGCATGGCCAT ATCCAACATCCATCCAGAGAATGCAACCGACAATTTCCACGAGTTCCATATGCACACTTTTGAAAGAATTACCTCCTGCAATTCGTGCCACATGCTACTGAG GGGCATATTTAACCAGGGTTACCAATGTTCCAAGTGCGGTCTCGGCGCTCATAAAGAATGCCTGGGCCGGCTGGGCTGCTGCGGAAAAACAG ATCCCGGCTGCGTCAGAACTCAG atgAAAGACCGAGACCCAG GGCTGCCCAAGATGATGGTGATCAGGAACTATTTCGGCACGCCGAGCCCGACTTTGGGGCCGGCGCTCATCATCCAGACGGGTGACATTATCGAGTTAATCTGCGCTGACCTTCACAGCTCCTGGTGGCAG GGCAAAATCGTGTCAACAAAAGAAGTTGGCTTCTTTCCCAGTGACGCTGTGAAGCCGTGCCCGTGT GTCCCGAAGCCCATTGATTACTCCTCCCAACCATG GTTTGCCGGACCGATGGAGAGATTGCAGGCGGAGGCGGAGCTCATCAACCGGGTCAACAGCACCTACTTGGTCCGCCATCGCAGCAGAGAGTACACAGAGTACGCCATCAGCATTAA GTACAACAACGACGTGAAGCACATAAAAATCCTGACAAAAGAAGGCTGCTTCCACATTGCCGAGAACAAGAAGTTCAGGAGTCTGTTT gAGCTGATTGAGTACTACAAACATCACTCGCTCAGGGAGGGTTTTCGGAGTCTGGATACCACCTTGCAGTATCCATACCGGGAAGTGGAGAATTCTGCTATGCATCACCTCAACCGCTCCGGTGGCAACA
- the LOC127593261 gene encoding guanine nucleotide exchange factor VAV3 isoform X2 has protein sequence MMEYWRQCALWLINCKVLPANHRVTWETAQVFDLAQTLRDGVLLCHLLNNLRPQSINLKEINLRPQMSQFLCLKNIRTFLAACNDLFGMKKSELFEAFDLFDVRDFGKVMDTLSKLSHTTIAQQTVSRSFPTEESLEDEDIYNHLEDLIDENRVEDEEDLYDCVYDDEEGGEIYEDLMKTEALAPPVFQKQAEIDIRSCCLTEIKQTEEKFSDTLDSIEKNFMTPLTVFLSTAEMEKVFVNIPDLVKVHKSLLQEIQDSVQHRSAQNLHQIFIAFKERLLIYGKYCSDVETAIATLDSICKDREDVRMKLEECSKRANYGKFTLRDLLVVPMQRVLKYHLLLQELVKHTHDATDKSNLRKALDAMKDLAQYVNEVKRDNETLREIDQYQKSIENLNQPLSNYGRPKGDGEVRVASVDKRAKQDRHIFLFDAAVIICKRRGDNYEMKDVIDLHLFKITNNPTSDKENRKWSYGFYLTHNQGQNGFEFFFKTKELKKKWLEQFGMAISNIHPENATDNFHEFHMHTFERITSCNSCHMLLRGIFNQGYQCSKCGLGAHKECLGRLGCCGKTDPGCVRTQMKDRDPGLPKMMVIRNYFGTPSPTLGPALIIQTGDIIELICADLHSSWWQGKIVSTKEVGFFPSDAVKPCPCVPKPIDYSSQPWFAGPMERLQAEAELINRVNSTYLVRHRSREYTEYAISIKYNNDVKHIKILTKEGCFHIAENKKFRSLFELIEYYKHHSLREGFRSLDTTLQYPYREVENSAMHHLNRSGGNIYAPSLHLTTVVTWLSCSLCPPPSVLSSSFSQRFKLTWEHLHSLTGKEPRGYLLFGTVSSPLTFIVVVVFFLSSASH, from the exons ATGATGGAGTATTGGAGGCAGTGCGCGCTGTGGTTGATCAACTGCAAGGTGCTTCCAGCAAACCATCGGGTGACGTGGGAGACTGCGCAGGTATTCGATTTGGCGCAAACCCTCCGGGATGGAGTGCTCCTTTGCCACCTCCTCAACAACCTCAGGCCTCAGTCGATCAATCTCAAGGAGATCAACCTGCGACCTCAAATGTCACAG TTCCTCTGCCTGAAGAACATCAGGACTTTTCTGGCAGCCTGCAATGACTTatttggcatgaagaaaagtgAGCTGTTTGAGGCCTTTGACCTTTTCGACGTCAGGGATTTTGGAAAG GTTATGGACACACTTTCGAAGCTTTCTCACACAACGATTGCACAACAAACTGTAAGCAG gtctTTTCCAACCGAAGAAAGTCTTGAAGATGAGGATATCTATAACCACCTTGAGGACCTAATAGA TGAAAACCGGGTGGAAGATGAGGAGGATCTGTATGACTGCGTGTATGATGATGAAGAGGGCGGTGAAATCTATGAGGATCTGATGAAAACGGAAGCTCTCGCCCCCCCG GTGTTCCAGAAACAGGCAGAGATTGACATCAGAAGTTGCTGTTTAACAGAAATCAAGCAGACAGAAGAGAAATTTTCTGACACCCTGGACTCAATAGAAAAG AACTTTATGACACCTCTCACTGTGTTTTTATCCACGGCTGAGATGGAAAAAGTGTTTGTGAATATACCG gACCTGGTGAAAGTTCACAAAAGTTTACTGCAGGAAATTCAAGACTCAGTCCAACACAGAAGTGCCCAAAATCTACACCAGATCTTTATTGCATTCAAAGAAAG ATTGCTAATCTATGGGAAATACTGCAGCGATGTGGAGACAGCCATTGCCACGCTAGACAGTATATGTAAAGACAGAGAGGACGTCCGCATGAAGCTTGAG GAGTGTTCTAAAAGAGCAAATTATGGCAAATTCACTCTGAGGGATCTGCTGGTGGTTCCCATGCAGCGGGTCTTGAAGTACCACCTTCTTTTGCAG GAGCTGGTGAAACACACTCACGATGCCACGGACAAGAGCAATTTGCGGAAAGCATTAGATGCCATGAAG GACTTGGCCCAGTATGTCAATGAGGTCAAGAGAGACAATGAAACACTGAGAGAAATAGACCAGTATCAGAAATCCATTGAAAATCTT AATCAGCCTCTGAGTAACTACGGAAGACCCAAAGGTGACGGGGAGGTGCGGGTGGCCTCAGTGGACAAACGAGCCAAACAGGACAG GCATATTTTCCTGTTCGATGCTGCCGTCATCATTTGTAAGCGAAGGGGAGACAACTACGAAATGAAAGACGTGATAGACCTGCACCTCTTTAAGATCACAAACAACCCCACGTCAGACAAGGAAAACCGAAAG TGGTCCTACGGATTCTACCTCACTCATAATCAGGGCCAGAACGGCTTTGAGTTCTTCTTCAAGACCAAAGAGCTgaagaagaagtggctggagcaGTTTGGCATGGCCAT ATCCAACATCCATCCAGAGAATGCAACCGACAATTTCCACGAGTTCCATATGCACACTTTTGAAAGAATTACCTCCTGCAATTCGTGCCACATGCTACTGAG GGGCATATTTAACCAGGGTTACCAATGTTCCAAGTGCGGTCTCGGCGCTCATAAAGAATGCCTGGGCCGGCTGGGCTGCTGCGGAAAAACAG ATCCCGGCTGCGTCAGAACTCAG atgAAAGACCGAGACCCAG GGCTGCCCAAGATGATGGTGATCAGGAACTATTTCGGCACGCCGAGCCCGACTTTGGGGCCGGCGCTCATCATCCAGACGGGTGACATTATCGAGTTAATCTGCGCTGACCTTCACAGCTCCTGGTGGCAG GGCAAAATCGTGTCAACAAAAGAAGTTGGCTTCTTTCCCAGTGACGCTGTGAAGCCGTGCCCGTGT GTCCCGAAGCCCATTGATTACTCCTCCCAACCATG GTTTGCCGGACCGATGGAGAGATTGCAGGCGGAGGCGGAGCTCATCAACCGGGTCAACAGCACCTACTTGGTCCGCCATCGCAGCAGAGAGTACACAGAGTACGCCATCAGCATTAA GTACAACAACGACGTGAAGCACATAAAAATCCTGACAAAAGAAGGCTGCTTCCACATTGCCGAGAACAAGAAGTTCAGGAGTCTGTTT gAGCTGATTGAGTACTACAAACATCACTCGCTCAGGGAGGGTTTTCGGAGTCTGGATACCACCTTGCAGTATCCATACCGGGAAGTGGAGAATTCTGCTATGCATCACCTCAACCGCTCCGGTGGCAACA TTTACGCTCCAAGCCTTCATCTCACGACTGTTGTTACTTGGCTCAGCTGCTCTCTCTGCCCACCGCCCTCGGTGCTTTCTTCATCCTTCTCACAGCGCTTTAAACTCACCTGGGAGCATCTTCACAGCCTTACTGGAAAAGAACCGCGCGGCTATTTGCTATTTGGAACAGTTTCGTCTCCGCtgacttttattgttgttgttgtttttttcctgagctCTGCGTCTCATTAG